The following are from one region of the Halodesulfurarchaeum sp. HSR-GB genome:
- a CDS encoding helicase HerA domain-containing protein: MSHVLGRTAQAGPTVELGSFLARDGSEGASVALDLDRPHVSLFAGKRGSGKSYTLGVLAEGLAAARGVTGVVIDPMGVFSGLKAGGEATVVPAPTVAADALEPRDWCELLDLDPASQAGALLWQVAESAQTLEGMQRAVTEADAPRAAIRAVANHLTLADEWAVFNPDGLDAERLLEPAVTVLDTSKLTDQALSVVTAAVARTLYETAVSESIPRLPWLLIDEAQSVLDGIAEGPLRTILTRGRHPGVSLALATQRPAALPPVAISQADLICSHRLTATADIDALATARPTYLGESIQDRLPDGVGEAVVIDDTTESAVTVQIRERHTPHGGDSPRAKDA, encoded by the coding sequence ATGTCTCACGTACTCGGTCGGACGGCGCAGGCCGGACCCACCGTCGAACTGGGTTCGTTTCTCGCCCGGGACGGGAGCGAGGGTGCGTCGGTCGCGCTCGACCTCGACCGGCCCCACGTCTCGCTGTTCGCTGGCAAGCGCGGTTCGGGCAAATCCTACACCCTCGGCGTGCTCGCGGAGGGACTCGCCGCCGCACGGGGCGTCACCGGCGTCGTGATCGATCCGATGGGCGTCTTCTCGGGGTTGAAAGCAGGTGGCGAGGCGACGGTCGTCCCCGCCCCGACCGTCGCTGCGGACGCCCTCGAACCCCGGGACTGGTGTGAGCTTCTGGATCTCGATCCCGCCAGTCAAGCGGGGGCGCTCCTCTGGCAGGTCGCCGAATCGGCCCAGACCCTCGAGGGAATGCAACGGGCCGTCACAGAGGCCGACGCCCCGCGCGCGGCCATCCGTGCGGTGGCAAATCATCTTACTCTCGCCGACGAGTGGGCGGTCTTCAACCCCGACGGCCTCGACGCCGAGCGATTGCTGGAGCCGGCGGTGACGGTCCTCGACACATCGAAACTCACCGACCAGGCGCTGTCGGTCGTGACCGCAGCGGTAGCGCGGACCCTCTACGAGACGGCCGTCTCGGAGTCGATCCCCCGCCTCCCCTGGTTGTTGATCGACGAGGCACAATCGGTCCTCGACGGCATCGCCGAGGGGCCGCTCCGGACGATCCTGACCCGGGGCCGTCATCCGGGTGTGAGCCTCGCGCTGGCGACACAGCGGCCGGCGGCCCTCCCGCCGGTCGCCATCTCTCAGGCCGATTTGATCTGCTCCCACCGGTTGACCGCGACCGCGGACATCGACGCGCTCGCGACTGCACGACCGACCTATCTTGGAGAATCGATTCAGGATCGACTGCCCGACGGCGTGGGCGAGGCCGTGGTAATCGACGACACGACCGAGTCAGCAGTGACGGTGCAGATTCGAGAGCGACACACACCACATGGCGGGGATTCGCCGCGGGCTAAAGATGCTTGA